One part of the Archaeoglobaceae archaeon genome encodes these proteins:
- a CDS encoding tyrosine-type recombinase/integrase, with amino-acid sequence MNYSVQTINEFGKGIRKFFKWLNGKNWEGLEIVKGDRKDERKPNVLTEEIFRMIEAAANKRDRAIIAVGYEAGLRIGELSSLSWKNVVFTDWGVKLKVSGKTGERFIPVVMSAGYLREWLLEHPSYNPKTGEIDPESLVFVRINGKDAGKPMTYQMFAKIIKKAAKKAEINKRVYPHILRHSMATVLANHLTEQQLSHYFGWVQGSSMPAVYVHLSGRDIEDAIKKI; translated from the coding sequence ATGAATTACAGCGTTCAGACGATAAACGAGTTCGGAAAGGGAATAAGGAAGTTCTTCAAGTGGCTGAATGGCAAGAACTGGGAAGGGCTTGAGATTGTAAAAGGAGACAGAAAAGACGAAAGAAAGCCAAACGTTCTGACTGAGGAGATCTTCAGGATGATTGAAGCTGCAGCAAATAAAAGGGACAGAGCTATAATAGCGGTTGGCTATGAAGCTGGGCTTAGAATCGGAGAGCTTTCTTCGCTCAGCTGGAAGAACGTAGTCTTCACGGACTGGGGAGTTAAGCTTAAAGTGAGCGGTAAGACTGGCGAGAGATTTATTCCAGTGGTGATGTCAGCTGGCTATCTGCGAGAATGGCTGCTTGAGCATCCGAGCTACAATCCAAAAACTGGAGAAATCGATCCAGAGAGCCTTGTATTCGTCAGGATCAACGGGAAAGATGCAGGAAAGCCTATGACTTATCAGATGTTTGCAAAGATAATAAAGAAAGCGGCAAAGAAAGCTGAAATAAACAAAAGAGTTTATCCGCACATTCTTAGGCATTCGATGGCAACTGTTTTGGCAAATCATCTCACTGAGCAGCAGCTCAGCCATTACTTTGGCTGGGTTCAGGGAAGCAGTATGCCTGCAGTTTATGTGCATCTCTCAGGCAGAGACATAGAGGATGCAATAAAGAAGATCTAA
- a CDS encoding methyltransferase domain-containing protein: protein MHKLIDKKRPWWSETCSEDCGEDICMSANAAINREKRLELHPSRPLKIALNKGLINGKVLDFGCGYGVDVEYLREIGYEAFGYDRCRLRFGKYADRSVLKDDFYDTVTNFYVLNTVYPETRIEVLNEIRRVLKKNGTVLVAVRDVSEDKIIKGIPYLDGVVTKKKTFQKTFDREELEKLLELFFSDVELISIFPLMMSAKKP, encoded by the coding sequence ATGCATAAACTCATAGATAAGAAAAGACCTTGGTGGTCAGAAACTTGCAGCGAGGACTGTGGAGAGGATATCTGTATGTCTGCAAATGCTGCTATAAACAGAGAAAAGCGTTTAGAACTTCATCCTTCAAGACCTCTGAAGATTGCCCTGAACAAGGGACTGATTAATGGTAAAGTTTTGGACTTTGGTTGTGGATATGGAGTAGATGTTGAGTATCTCAGAGAAATTGGCTATGAAGCTTTTGGTTATGATCGCTGCAGACTAAGATTCGGTAAATACGCAGACAGAAGCGTTCTGAAAGATGATTTTTACGATACAGTTACAAACTTCTACGTCCTTAACACAGTTTATCCAGAAACCAGAATCGAAGTGCTTAATGAAATTAGGAGAGTTCTGAAGAAAAATGGAACAGTTCTTGTTGCTGTCAGAGACGTGAGTGAGGATAAAATCATAAAGGGTATACCCTATCTTGATGGCGTTGTAACCAAGAAAAAGACTTTTCAGAAGACTTTTGATAGAGAAGAGCTCGAGAAACTGCTCGAACTCTTCTTCTCAGACGTGGAGTTAATAAGCATCTTTCCTCTTATGATGTCTGCCAAAAAGCCATGA
- a CDS encoding DUF499 domain-containing protein, translating into MGLQYTSLKGAIQQRKIVFDDELVAIASDPFADINEAIFEVEFSNFLNGTAHRIYLDPREYFRRTHFTEDMKNIIKKVLSRVASISDESYAIILDTTFGGGKTHTLLAIYHLFKNKDVAINYQEVKGILKDLQLSVIPEAEIVAIDGHNIDPKENIWNVIGNKLGDANLSSRTTPPTAIEVENAIRRVGKPVIFLIDELVVYISKIAGDEARISQNKAFIHSLFVALDATRTSIVVLTIPESEAYKKNTEIIKSVVEIAERGATKIAPIAKEDVIRVLKKRFIKEIDENFAKEATKELRSFYITKLGLTETFSEKRLTECYPFNPELIEEIFFGRIGLYEGFQRTRGILKIMARVIVNLLRHVDELPESTYFISVGEVDLSDPQIMRKLTDKIFGDKLDQVVQTDIATAEGTAHTQIKDGKKRFGNYTRIAIAVYLYSLIPEEPKKGANSKLIAKALGG; encoded by the coding sequence ATGGGGTTACAATATACTTCTCTTAAAGGGGCGATCCAACAAAGAAAGATAGTCTTCGATGATGAGCTGGTTGCAATTGCCTCAGATCCTTTTGCAGATATTAATGAGGCTATATTCGAGGTGGAATTCTCCAATTTCTTGAATGGCACTGCACATCGAATCTATTTGGATCCCCGTGAGTATTTCAGGAGAACACACTTTACGGAAGATATGAAAAATATTATTAAAAAAGTTCTATCAAGAGTTGCTTCCATATCTGACGAATCCTATGCAATAATTCTTGATACCACTTTTGGTGGAGGTAAAACCCACACACTGCTTGCGATTTACCATCTGTTCAAGAATAAGGACGTGGCAATAAACTATCAGGAGGTAAAGGGGATTTTAAAGGATTTACAACTTTCTGTAATACCAGAAGCGGAAATAGTTGCGATTGATGGTCACAACATCGATCCGAAAGAAAATATTTGGAATGTTATCGGAAATAAGCTTGGTGATGCAAATTTATCCTCCCGAACTACTCCGCCTACCGCAATAGAGGTAGAAAATGCGATTAGAAGAGTTGGAAAGCCTGTTATCTTCCTGATAGATGAGCTTGTGGTGTATATATCTAAGATAGCTGGAGATGAGGCACGAATAAGCCAGAACAAAGCATTTATCCACTCATTGTTTGTTGCACTTGATGCAACGAGAACCTCAATAGTGGTTTTAACAATTCCAGAGAGCGAAGCTTACAAGAAAAATACGGAAATAATCAAAAGTGTGGTAGAAATAGCTGAACGAGGAGCAACTAAAATCGCTCCAATTGCAAAAGAGGACGTCATTAGAGTTCTGAAAAAGAGATTCATAAAAGAGATCGACGAAAACTTTGCAAAGGAAGCCACAAAAGAACTAAGAAGTTTTTACATCACGAAATTGGGATTAACTGAAACCTTCAGTGAAAAAAGGCTGACTGAATGTTATCCATTCAATCCTGAATTAATAGAAGAAATCTTTTTTGGGAGGATAGGGCTATACGAGGGTTTTCAGCGAACAAGAGGAATTTTGAAGATAATGGCGAGAGTAATAGTAAATCTCCTCAGGCATGTTGATGAGCTTCCAGAAAGCACTTATTTCATCTCTGTGGGAGAAGTAGATCTTTCCGATCCACAAATAATGAGAAAGCTAACTGATAAAATATTTGGAGACAAACTTGATCAGGTTGTTCAGACAGACATAGCCACTGCAGAAGGAACTGCCCATACACAGATAAAAGATGGAAAAAAGAGATTCGGAAACTATACAAGGATCGCAATCGCAGTTTATCTGTATTCTTTGATTCCAGAGGAGCCAAAAAAGGGAGCAAATAGCAAGTTAATAGCAAAAGCTTTGGGGGGATAA
- a CDS encoding DUF1156 domain-containing protein yields MRLMIEEFIPVEEVSKEAKKEKLGNAKPPTSELHYWWARKPLITARTAVFGALISKENMPESYKDDLKNSLLQILGIPKNIEKGERAHKKDPPADFLRNGIIKTWGEVPVVLDPFAGGGSIPFEALRLGCDVVAVDYNPVAYLILKATLEYPKKYGMRLYYDVKKYAEQIFRELKEELGRFYPKHDGRDVASYIWAWVVKCPRCGFETPLVGKWELARKSKKMLYLSYKIEGEDLKLEIKEGEAPEGNASEGNGICLKCEAPISNEVIVKEIREKEKERMLAVVLLGEKRSGKLYDLPNEEDLRGFEEAKKELKNNWFRLYRQGLIPDIELPNDNRRLSNKNYIPKWYQQFNPRQLLLVAKFAEKAKKIVDEIAEKDEEYAKAVGVYLSTILAKHIDYNSRGTNWHSSYEVISHTFTNRGIAMMWDHAEVNPFVKSSGTLVGMINDVLDALKYSIEKLSSTNGRVEIINESSASWKPQRKFKVIVTDPPYYDDIPYGEVSEFFYVWHRRILGDLFEKESRYFKNEKIETTEELDVGGDRDKDFFNNLFIKTMQNIHDLLDDDGILVLFFAHKSPEAWYFVLEALRNAGFKITATFPIHTESTENPIARGKKAIYHSLIISARKRKEDKVGIIEEILPDIEQKIYQRAEELEKYGIRGSDLLVASMGVALEVLTSYSEIKSYSGKITAKNAIEIAQTMMAKYITRKTIGEEADSVTTFYVYSRLNGMDTMDYDTANQFIKSLGLNEEDLEMRKIIEVGKERGRKSVILQDYYRGDSDIEIAGYDTITGSSLIDWVHKALRAYTIQGMKGFDKVISESPYSRGAIIGVLKALAKIREDPERQNDREAVKASEILEHLRSLDSSLEKWGIK; encoded by the coding sequence ATGAGGCTGATGATCGAGGAGTTCATACCTGTTGAAGAAGTGAGCAAGGAGGCAAAGAAGGAAAAGCTTGGAAACGCCAAACCACCAACAAGCGAGCTCCACTACTGGTGGGCAAGAAAGCCACTAATTACTGCAAGAACTGCGGTGTTTGGAGCTTTAATTTCCAAGGAAAATATGCCCGAAAGTTATAAAGATGATTTAAAGAACAGTCTGCTTCAGATCCTTGGAATTCCTAAGAACATCGAGAAAGGAGAGAGAGCACATAAAAAGGATCCCCCAGCGGATTTTTTGAGGAATGGAATAATAAAAACATGGGGGGAAGTTCCAGTAGTTCTCGATCCCTTTGCTGGAGGAGGATCTATACCTTTCGAAGCGCTCAGACTTGGATGTGATGTCGTTGCGGTGGACTACAACCCTGTGGCATATCTGATTCTGAAGGCAACGCTTGAGTATCCGAAAAAATATGGTATGAGGCTTTATTACGATGTAAAGAAATATGCAGAGCAGATTTTTAGAGAGCTGAAAGAGGAGCTTGGCAGATTCTATCCAAAGCACGATGGAAGAGATGTTGCTTCATACATATGGGCTTGGGTCGTGAAATGCCCGCGCTGCGGATTTGAGACCCCGCTCGTTGGAAAATGGGAGCTTGCAAGAAAAAGTAAGAAGATGCTTTATCTAAGCTATAAAATTGAGGGAGAAGATTTAAAGCTGGAAATTAAAGAAGGTGAAGCACCCGAAGGAAATGCCTCGGAAGGAAATGGTATTTGCCTGAAATGTGAGGCTCCAATATCTAATGAAGTTATTGTTAAGGAGATAAGAGAAAAGGAAAAGGAGAGAATGCTTGCAGTAGTCCTTCTTGGTGAAAAAAGAAGCGGAAAGCTATACGATCTACCAAATGAAGAAGATCTGAGGGGTTTCGAGGAAGCAAAGAAGGAACTTAAGAACAACTGGTTCAGGCTATACAGACAGGGTTTAATTCCAGATATTGAACTACCGAACGATAATAGAAGGCTTTCAAACAAAAATTACATTCCAAAGTGGTATCAGCAATTCAATCCAAGGCAGTTGCTTCTGGTAGCAAAGTTTGCGGAAAAAGCGAAGAAAATCGTTGATGAAATAGCGGAAAAGGACGAAGAGTATGCAAAGGCGGTTGGAGTTTATCTATCCACGATCCTTGCAAAGCACATTGATTACAACAGTAGGGGAACGAACTGGCATTCATCATATGAAGTAATTTCCCATACGTTCACAAACAGGGGAATAGCGATGATGTGGGATCACGCAGAAGTTAATCCATTTGTAAAATCTTCAGGAACTCTTGTGGGAATGATAAACGATGTTCTCGATGCGCTGAAGTATTCGATAGAAAAGCTGTCATCAACCAACGGAAGGGTTGAAATAATAAATGAATCCTCTGCGTCATGGAAACCTCAGAGAAAATTCAAGGTAATAGTAACTGATCCACCGTATTACGATGATATTCCCTACGGGGAAGTGAGCGAATTCTTTTACGTGTGGCATAGGCGAATTTTGGGAGATCTGTTCGAAAAGGAGTCGAGATATTTCAAAAATGAAAAGATAGAGACGACAGAAGAGCTGGATGTTGGCGGGGATAGAGATAAGGATTTCTTTAACAATCTATTCATCAAAACCATGCAAAACATCCATGATCTGCTCGATGATGATGGAATCCTCGTTCTTTTCTTTGCACACAAAAGTCCTGAAGCATGGTATTTTGTTCTCGAAGCCTTAAGAAATGCGGGATTCAAAATAACCGCTACATTTCCGATTCATACTGAGAGCACGGAAAACCCGATTGCGAGAGGGAAAAAGGCGATATATCACAGCCTAATAATTTCCGCAAGAAAAAGAAAAGAGGATAAAGTCGGGATAATAGAAGAAATCTTGCCAGATATCGAGCAAAAGATTTACCAGAGGGCAGAAGAGCTTGAGAAATACGGAATAAGGGGTTCAGATCTTCTCGTGGCATCTATGGGGGTTGCGCTTGAGGTTTTAACGTCCTATTCAGAGATAAAGAGCTACTCTGGAAAGATAACCGCAAAGAATGCGATTGAGATAGCGCAAACGATGATGGCAAAATACATTACAAGAAAAACAATTGGGGAGGAAGCAGATTCCGTGACAACTTTCTACGTTTACTCCCGTCTAAACGGGATGGATACTATGGATTACGATACCGCAAATCAGTTCATTAAGAGCCTTGGGCTGAATGAAGAAGATCTTGAAATGAGAAAAATAATAGAAGTCGGAAAAGAGAGGGGTAGAAAATCGGTAATCCTTCAGGACTACTACAGGGGAGATTCAGACATAGAGATCGCTGGCTACGATACGATAACTGGCAGTAGCCTGATAGACTGGGTTCATAAAGCTTTAAGGGCTTACACGATTCAGGGCATGAAGGGCTTCGATAAAGTGATAAGCGAGTCTCCTTACTCGAGAGGGGCGATAATAGGTGTTTTAAAAGCACTTGCAAAGATCAGAGAAGATCCAGAAAGACAGAACGATAGAGAGGCGGTTAAAGCTTCTGAGATTCTTGAACATCTAAGATCTCTCGATTCAAGTCTTGAGAAATGGGGGATAAAATGA
- a CDS encoding helicase-related protein, translating into MSFSLFRVATDSYYIFTKYHYDPISVLASSKINLLPYQLEDFLNLLDLADSGIPVRVLIAYETGLGKTILAGLFIKEMILRNPNTRVLILTPPNVQYQWQEELKNKFGLEFPIFREVDREGKDPLSENWLIASMDTLKGEKWLRKVSDYKWDIVIADELHRATIKNRRAQLIQVVRDRTRHLLALTATPHDGKEEQFIFRLSLINQNVDEQNWEEFLKKYTFRRRKKEVLDLEGRKIFPQKTFTSTVEIEPDEDEKEFYREVEEYIRNYYRLADQENDRSIGLVATIVGRAVSSSIWAGVKVLENRYWRLFEGFAQQLENAEEILSELLEAEEEGDDKKLEEIRMKIIQSVSANKELVEKEKEILEKLIERGRKLIEKGEDRKTEMLIKLVDEHLKRGDKIVLFTQFLATLFHLEEVLGRIYGKDKISIVHGGMTPEEKKFEIARFWNDAKIIIGTDALGESLNLQAGNVVINYEIPWNPVVYIQRVGRVYRYGQKKDIYVLSMLPVFKIERRVLEVVIRKVETIEKEFDIGSVEIIGMIISEKDVENEIWRAYVEDRIEAAGEDLVRKFDAGMNLIQKIRLVLEKAEAAKRHVRAEKILEGKNIAEIITEDDLRKYLYHFKEAGFGDGKFLDEFTFFEIKNGAIEPVKILLENKAKPTKAKILDLKETNFISEKELKLDNPAILKALYIGMCQRGFAIFAGDEEGYGEVRILKLFDFYEEPFYEVPVVVFNGYAKPFSFLRALEPILVSPEVEKEILKQISYKVSRFNEAFIDSSYIEELKEEQRLFLKERMNRLIDGLNIEIEYHRRHLSEEFAKKKIEELEERKREEFKRILRINEKISEPVATFYVIRAEKLREILEEVAEKINKKEVFEEVARTVEHFDPELWRKKREVELAGMRLVMKYEKQNGREPIDVSAEGRGYDIESYDPKSKEKRRIEVKSFKELPEKITFSENEYKAAKFYGDSYYLYIVKRAFESEEKENYSDIEVIQNPVSKLKFEIEWRPYYTCDYRKTSGEV; encoded by the coding sequence ATGTCCTTCTCCCTTTTCAGAGTAGCGACAGATTCCTACTACATCTTCACAAAATACCATTATGATCCAATTAGCGTTCTTGCCTCCTCTAAGATAAATTTGCTTCCCTATCAGCTTGAAGATTTTCTTAACTTACTCGATCTGGCGGATAGCGGTATTCCTGTAAGAGTTCTGATTGCATATGAAACCGGACTGGGTAAAACGATTCTTGCAGGTCTTTTCATCAAAGAGATGATTCTAAGAAATCCAAACACGAGAGTTCTCATTTTAACTCCACCAAACGTTCAGTATCAGTGGCAAGAAGAGTTGAAAAACAAATTCGGCTTAGAATTTCCAATTTTCAGAGAGGTTGACAGAGAAGGAAAGGATCCACTCAGCGAAAATTGGCTTATAGCCTCAATGGATACATTAAAAGGCGAGAAATGGCTGAGAAAAGTTTCAGATTACAAATGGGACATCGTAATCGCTGATGAACTACACAGAGCAACCATAAAGAATAGACGGGCTCAACTTATTCAGGTCGTGAGAGATAGAACAAGACACTTGCTCGCTCTTACAGCCACTCCTCATGACGGTAAAGAAGAACAGTTCATTTTTAGGCTTAGCCTGATAAATCAGAATGTAGATGAACAAAATTGGGAAGAATTCCTCAAAAAATACACGTTTAGAAGAAGAAAAAAGGAAGTTCTTGATCTTGAGGGTAGGAAAATCTTTCCACAGAAAACTTTTACGAGCACGGTGGAGATAGAGCCCGATGAGGATGAAAAGGAGTTTTACAGGGAAGTTGAAGAATACATAAGAAACTACTACAGACTTGCTGATCAGGAAAACGATAGATCCATTGGACTTGTGGCAACAATCGTTGGAAGAGCAGTCTCTTCGAGTATCTGGGCAGGAGTCAAGGTTCTTGAAAACAGGTATTGGAGACTATTCGAGGGTTTTGCTCAGCAGCTTGAGAATGCCGAAGAAATTCTGAGCGAACTTCTCGAGGCTGAAGAAGAGGGTGATGATAAAAAGCTTGAAGAGATTAGAATGAAAATAATCCAGAGCGTTTCAGCAAATAAAGAGCTTGTTGAGAAGGAAAAAGAAATACTGGAAAAACTCATCGAAAGAGGTAGAAAGCTGATTGAAAAAGGAGAAGACAGAAAAACTGAGATGCTAATAAAATTGGTCGATGAGCATCTGAAGAGAGGAGATAAAATCGTTCTCTTCACTCAATTCCTTGCAACTCTCTTCCATCTTGAAGAGGTTCTTGGTAGAATTTACGGAAAAGACAAGATTTCGATTGTTCATGGTGGAATGACCCCTGAGGAAAAGAAGTTTGAAATTGCGAGATTCTGGAACGATGCAAAAATAATCATCGGAACCGATGCTCTTGGCGAGAGTCTTAATTTACAGGCTGGAAACGTGGTAATAAATTACGAAATTCCATGGAATCCTGTGGTTTACATTCAGAGAGTCGGTAGAGTTTACAGATACGGACAAAAGAAGGACATTTACGTTCTAAGCATGCTACCCGTTTTCAAAATCGAGAGAAGGGTTTTGGAGGTTGTTATAAGGAAGGTCGAAACAATCGAAAAGGAGTTCGACATTGGAAGTGTCGAAATAATTGGAATGATAATTTCGGAGAAAGACGTTGAGAACGAGATCTGGAGAGCATACGTGGAGGATAGAATCGAAGCAGCTGGAGAAGATTTAGTCAGAAAGTTTGATGCAGGAATGAATCTCATCCAGAAGATCAGATTGGTTCTGGAAAAAGCTGAAGCAGCTAAGAGGCATGTAAGAGCTGAAAAAATCCTTGAAGGGAAAAATATTGCTGAAATAATAACCGAAGATGATCTCAGAAAATACCTCTATCATTTTAAGGAAGCAGGCTTTGGAGACGGAAAGTTCCTTGATGAATTCACGTTTTTCGAGATAAAAAATGGTGCTATTGAACCAGTAAAAATACTGCTCGAGAATAAAGCTAAACCAACAAAAGCTAAGATTCTCGATTTGAAGGAGACCAACTTCATCAGTGAAAAAGAATTGAAACTTGATAACCCAGCGATACTGAAAGCCCTTTACATAGGAATGTGTCAACGGGGATTCGCAATTTTTGCGGGAGACGAAGAAGGTTACGGAGAAGTCAGAATTCTGAAGCTGTTTGACTTCTACGAAGAACCGTTTTATGAGGTTCCAGTTGTTGTTTTCAATGGATATGCCAAGCCTTTCAGCTTCCTTAGAGCACTCGAACCGATATTAGTTTCTCCTGAAGTGGAAAAGGAGATTTTAAAACAAATTTCTTACAAAGTTAGTAGGTTTAATGAAGCTTTTATAGATAGCAGTTATATCGAAGAACTCAAAGAAGAACAGAGGTTGTTCCTAAAGGAAAGGATGAACAGGTTGATAGATGGATTGAATATAGAGATAGAGTATCATCGGAGACATTTATCCGAAGAATTCGCTAAAAAGAAAATAGAAGAGCTTGAAGAGAGAAAGAGAGAAGAATTCAAAAGGATTTTGAGAATAAATGAGAAAATTTCAGAACCCGTAGCCACATTCTACGTTATTCGGGCTGAAAAGTTAAGGGAGATCTTAGAGGAGGTAGCTGAGAAAATTAATAAAAAGGAAGTATTCGAGGAAGTTGCAAGAACTGTTGAACATTTTGATCCAGAACTCTGGAGAAAGAAAAGAGAAGTAGAACTTGCAGGAATGAGGCTTGTGATGAAATACGAGAAACAAAATGGAAGAGAACCGATTGACGTTTCTGCTGAAGGCAGAGGATATGACATAGAGAGTTATGATCCAAAAAGCAAAGAAAAAAGGAGAATCGAGGTTAAATCTTTCAAAGAATTGCCAGAAAAGATCACTTTCTCGGAGAACGAATATAAGGCAGCAAAGTTCTATGGAGATAGCTATTACCTCTACATAGTAAAGCGTGCTTTTGAATCTGAGGAGAAAGAGAATTATTCAGATATTGAAGTTATCCAAAATCCTGTCAGCAAACTCAAGTTTGAAATAGAATGGAGACCATACTATACCTGCGACTATCGGAAAACTAGTGGTGAGGTTTAA
- a CDS encoding 50S ribosomal protein L40e, translating to MARFPEAEARLFNVKICMRCNARNPIKAETCRKCGYRGLRPKSKERKGK from the coding sequence ATGGCTAGATTCCCTGAAGCTGAAGCAAGGCTCTTTAATGTAAAGATATGCATGAGGTGCAATGCAAGGAATCCGATAAAGGCAGAGACGTGCAGAAAGTGCGGATATAGAGGCCTAAGACCAAAGTCAAAAGAGAGGAAAGGCAAGTAG
- a CDS encoding cytidine/deoxycytidylate deaminase family protein codes for MRPSLDEYFMEIAKVIAKRSTCLRQKVGAVIVKDKRILATGYNGAPSNLPHCDEVGCMRDKLGVPSGERQELCRGVHAEQNAILQAAKFGISVDNATLYSTHCPCITCAKIIINAGIKCVVYGKEYADKNGLRLLKEAGVEIRYFPRE; via the coding sequence ATGCGACCAAGTCTCGACGAGTATTTTATGGAGATTGCAAAAGTGATTGCAAAACGCTCAACTTGCTTAAGGCAGAAAGTAGGAGCAGTGATTGTAAAGGATAAGCGAATACTCGCAACTGGATATAATGGTGCCCCCTCAAATTTACCTCACTGCGATGAAGTTGGATGCATGCGTGACAAGCTTGGTGTTCCGAGCGGAGAAAGACAAGAACTTTGCAGAGGAGTGCATGCGGAACAGAATGCGATATTACAGGCAGCGAAGTTTGGTATAAGCGTTGATAATGCAACTCTTTACTCAACCCATTGCCCGTGTATAACATGTGCAAAAATTATAATAAATGCCGGAATAAAGTGCGTCGTCTATGGTAAAGAATATGCAGATAAAAATGGACTCAGACTGCTCAAAGAAGCTGGAGTAGAAATAAGATATTTCCCACGTGAATAA
- a CDS encoding TatD family hydrolase, with product MFFDPHVHSEGLGLSELKKMKESGVSHICSLCFYPIKPLFPQTLIDEFRRLEEFENFRCSLVGLQMFHAVGIHPRCIPPDYMTVIEHLEANEWMAFGEIGLETGNEVEQEVLKKQLKIAIAKDIPCVIHTPSKNKEILTEKTLEILKKLNFPEELALIDHINYENLDIVAKSGFWIGLTVQFGKLTPEDAVRILHEIETDKCIINSDAGFGHNLVTTVADTAKLLGKEAKKVCFENAKEFLGV from the coding sequence ATGTTCTTCGACCCCCATGTTCATAGCGAGGGGCTTGGACTTTCGGAACTGAAAAAAATGAAAGAGAGCGGGGTTTCGCATATTTGTAGTCTCTGTTTTTACCCAATAAAACCACTTTTTCCTCAAACGCTCATAGATGAGTTCAGACGGCTTGAAGAGTTCGAAAATTTTCGTTGCTCCTTGGTAGGTTTACAGATGTTCCATGCTGTGGGAATTCATCCGAGATGTATTCCCCCGGACTATATGACAGTGATCGAACACCTTGAAGCAAACGAATGGATGGCCTTTGGTGAGATAGGGCTTGAAACTGGAAACGAGGTTGAACAGGAAGTCCTAAAAAAACAGCTGAAGATAGCAATTGCAAAGGATATTCCGTGTGTAATCCACACACCAAGCAAAAATAAAGAAATCTTAACAGAGAAAACTTTAGAAATTTTAAAAAAGCTGAATTTTCCGGAAGAACTCGCTTTGATCGACCACATAAACTACGAAAATCTAGATATTGTTGCAAAAAGCGGTTTTTGGATCGGTCTTACAGTTCAATTTGGAAAGTTAACTCCTGAAGACGCTGTAAGGATTTTGCATGAGATTGAGACAGATAAATGTATAATCAACAGCGATGCAGGCTTTGGTCATAACTTGGTGACAACCGTAGCGGACACAGCGAAATTATTGGGGAAAGAAGCAAAAAAGGTTTGTTTTGAGAACGCTAAAGAATTTTTGGGTGTTTAG
- the fen gene encoding flap endonuclease-1, with product MGAEIGDLLEKEEVDLSYFSGRKIAIDAFNTLYQFISTIRQPDGTPLKDSQGRITSHLSGILYRVTNMVEIGIRPIFVFDGEPPDFKKAEIEERKKRRAEAEEKWVVAVQSGEEYAKKYAQASARVDEFIVESSKKLLSYMGIPFIQAPSEGEAQAAHMVKKGDADFVGSQDYDSLLFGSPKLARNLAITGKRKLPGKNIYVDVNPEIISLEENLKKLGITREQLVDIAILCGTDYNEGIRGVGAKKAYNLIKTYRDVFKALKSLNAEIENLEAIRDFFLNPKVTDDYRIEFKEPNKEKVIEMLCEEHDFSNERVEKALEKLKIKPAQFTLERWF from the coding sequence ATGGGTGCAGAGATCGGAGATCTACTTGAGAAGGAAGAAGTGGATCTCAGTTATTTTTCTGGTAGAAAGATAGCGATTGATGCTTTTAATACTCTCTACCAGTTTATTTCAACAATAAGACAGCCTGATGGGACCCCACTTAAAGATTCACAAGGCAGAATTACTTCTCATCTTTCGGGAATTCTCTACAGGGTAACAAACATGGTTGAAATCGGAATAAGACCTATTTTCGTATTTGACGGTGAACCACCCGATTTTAAAAAGGCTGAAATAGAAGAAAGAAAGAAAAGAAGAGCTGAAGCCGAGGAGAAGTGGGTTGTGGCAGTTCAGAGTGGGGAAGAATATGCAAAGAAATACGCTCAAGCTTCTGCAAGAGTTGACGAATTCATAGTTGAAAGTTCCAAGAAGCTTCTGAGCTATATGGGGATTCCCTTTATTCAGGCGCCAAGCGAGGGTGAAGCTCAGGCCGCACATATGGTAAAAAAGGGGGACGCCGATTTCGTTGGTAGTCAGGATTACGATTCACTACTCTTTGGAAGTCCAAAGTTGGCAAGAAATCTTGCAATAACTGGGAAAAGGAAGTTGCCGGGAAAGAACATCTATGTTGATGTCAATCCTGAGATTATATCCCTTGAAGAGAATTTAAAAAAGCTTGGAATAACGAGAGAACAGCTCGTGGACATAGCAATCCTCTGTGGGACTGACTATAATGAGGGGATCAGGGGGGTTGGAGCCAAGAAAGCTTACAATTTGATAAAAACATACAGAGACGTATTTAAAGCTTTAAAATCTCTAAACGCTGAGATTGAAAATCTGGAAGCTATTAGAGACTTCTTTCTCAATCCCAAAGTTACTGACGATTACAGAATAGAATTCAAGGAGCCCAATAAAGAAAAAGTCATTGAAATGCTCTGCGAAGAGCACGATTTTAGCAATGAGAGAGTTGAAAAAGCTCTCGAAAAGCTCAAAATAAAGCCGGCACAATTCACATTGGAAAGGTGGTTCTGA